A genomic window from Sphingomonas taxi includes:
- a CDS encoding TetR/AcrR family transcriptional regulator: MTVTTDDGVRAGAGGAVQRRAGRPSRKEAQAIEALILDGTIAAMRDARYATLSIDALAQDIGVTKQTIYRRFPSKDALIDAAIRHKMDQIHAFARDTADSVAEPIASLRTFARHMFDMMLKPENVGLAIFIDHASLTDAAFARRRQQWHVMLMAPMKSAIATAQAQGLLDAGDVEGKVNMLFDLLAGPVNRMRYSVAPDVALEGLCEDQAFAARFDVFLRLYAPVLPACCTAK; this comes from the coding sequence ATGACGGTGACGACGGATGACGGGGTGCGGGCGGGCGCAGGCGGCGCCGTGCAGCGTCGCGCCGGCCGGCCGAGCCGCAAGGAGGCGCAGGCGATCGAGGCGCTGATCCTCGACGGTACGATCGCGGCGATGCGCGACGCCCGCTATGCGACGCTGTCGATCGATGCGCTGGCGCAGGACATCGGCGTCACCAAGCAGACGATCTACCGCCGCTTTCCCAGCAAGGATGCGCTGATCGACGCCGCGATCCGCCACAAGATGGACCAGATCCACGCCTTCGCCCGCGACACCGCCGACAGCGTCGCCGAACCGATCGCCAGCCTGCGCACCTTCGCCCGCCACATGTTCGACATGATGCTCAAGCCCGAAAACGTCGGGCTGGCGATCTTCATCGACCACGCCTCGCTGACCGACGCCGCCTTCGCCCGCCGCCGCCAGCAATGGCACGTCATGCTGATGGCACCGATGAAGAGCGCGATCGCCACCGCGCAGGCACAGGGCCTGCTCGACGCGGGCGATGTCGAGGGGAAGGTCAATATGCTGTTCGACCTGCTCGCCGGCCCGGTCAACCGCATGCGCTACAGCGTCGCGCCCGACGTCGCGCTGGAGGGATTGTGCGAGGATCAGGCATTCGCCGCGCGCTTCGACGTCTTCCTGCGTCTCTATGCGCCGGTGTTGCCGGCATGCTGCACCGCAAAATAA
- a CDS encoding DUF423 domain-containing protein: MIVAILAALSGAIAVAAGAFGAHGASGPAVDWLKTGSHYQLIHAVAALVALRFEARGPAWLFVVGGAIFAGTLYLMALGAPHWFGAITPVGGALLIGGWLWLAWSLRGA; encoded by the coding sequence ATGATCGTGGCGATACTGGCGGCGCTGTCGGGCGCCATCGCGGTGGCGGCTGGCGCATTCGGTGCGCACGGCGCGAGCGGCCCGGCGGTCGATTGGCTCAAGACCGGCAGCCATTACCAATTGATCCATGCGGTGGCGGCGCTGGTCGCGCTGCGCTTCGAGGCGCGCGGGCCGGCGTGGCTGTTCGTCGTCGGCGGCGCGATCTTCGCGGGGACGCTGTATCTGATGGCGCTCGGCGCGCCGCACTGGTTTGGTGCGATCACGCCGGTCGGCGGCGCGCTGCTGATCGGCGGCTGGCTGTGGCTGGCCTGGTCGCTGCGCGGCGCCTGA
- a CDS encoding RNA polymerase sigma factor, whose protein sequence is MTTAALPSDVLTERGFVAAIDAVLPSLRRYARHLSRDQGDGDDLVQETMARAWAARTRFQPGTNFRAWLFRILRNLFLSDRRRGGRSVSWNPDIDDDRLVTPADQESGVMLADLDAALDSITPGQAEALVLVAQEGLSYEEAAIRLGVPMGTVRSRVFRARAAVIDRLAGTAPTPATLPPPAAMGEGYRRWKHAGTGMIG, encoded by the coding sequence ATGACCACCGCCGCTCTGCCGTCCGACGTGCTCACCGAACGCGGGTTCGTCGCCGCGATCGACGCGGTGCTGCCGTCGCTCCGGCGGTACGCCCGCCATCTCAGCCGCGATCAGGGTGACGGCGACGACCTCGTCCAGGAGACGATGGCGCGTGCCTGGGCGGCGCGGACCCGCTTCCAGCCGGGCACCAATTTCCGCGCTTGGCTGTTCCGCATCCTGCGCAACCTGTTCCTCAGCGACCGCCGCCGCGGCGGCCGCAGCGTGTCGTGGAACCCGGACATCGACGACGACCGGCTGGTGACCCCGGCCGATCAGGAATCGGGCGTCATGCTCGCCGACCTCGACGCCGCGCTCGACAGCATAACCCCGGGTCAGGCCGAGGCGCTGGTGCTCGTCGCACAGGAGGGCCTGTCCTACGAGGAGGCCGCGATCCGCCTCGGCGTACCGATGGGCACGGTACGCAGCCGCGTCTTCCGCGCCCGCGCCGCGGTCATCGACCGTCTCGCCGGCACCGCGCCGACCCCGGCGACGCTCCCGCCGCCGGCGGCGATGGGCGAGGGCTACCGCCGCTGGAAGCACGCCGGCACCGGCATGATCGGCTAG
- a CDS encoding Lrp/AsnC family transcriptional regulator — MTETVALDPFDHRLLDLVRRNNLLPARVLADRVGLSESAVLRRLRRLRSTGVIVADVAVIDPARLTPSITIHVLVQLHQSNLRTETAFAQRMQARSEVIGAWNVTGRTDFLLIVAVPTIAAYQHFADTMLAADEAVLQFETLVTLREIVRYDPARGRPLL; from the coding sequence ATGACCGAAACCGTCGCCCTCGATCCCTTCGACCATCGGCTGCTCGACCTCGTCCGGCGCAACAATCTGCTGCCGGCGCGGGTGCTCGCCGACCGCGTCGGGCTATCCGAAAGCGCCGTCCTGCGGCGGCTGCGACGGCTGCGCAGCACCGGGGTGATCGTCGCCGATGTCGCGGTGATCGATCCCGCCCGGCTCACCCCGTCGATCACGATCCACGTCCTCGTCCAGCTCCACCAGAGCAACCTGCGCACCGAAACCGCCTTCGCGCAGCGGATGCAGGCGCGATCCGAGGTGATCGGCGCCTGGAACGTCACCGGCCGCACCGACTTCCTGCTGATCGTCGCGGTGCCGACGATCGCGGCCTATCAGCATTTCGCCGATACGATGCTGGCGGCGGACGAGGCCGTGCTGCAGTTCGAGACGTTGGTCACGCTGCGCGAGATCGTCCGCTACGACCCGGCGCGCGGCCGGCCGCTGCTCTGA
- a CDS encoding FAD/NAD(P)-binding protein: protein MTATTDATRAGDHVAIIGGGFSGTLLAINLMRHDGPRATLIERRPAQMARGVAYSAAHEEHLLNVRAGNMSALPDDPGHFVRWLEGKALGDAKTFVSRRIYGAYLREMLDAAVAANPGRLALVEGAVVALARGAEGVTLTLDAGAAIAADVAVLAIGNLPPHTPPGLDPAVLPAGCYRADPWAGDITEGLGPDDTVVLIGTGLTAIDAALLLEAAGFGGRVVAISRRGLVPRPHADTPPQPGLRERPAGTLSRLVRHVRDRAATVGWRAAVDELRPITQMMWGAADAATRARFLRHLRPYWDVHRHRLAPAVAARVDALCTAGRLGFTAGKLVGASADGSGARLCWRPRGSDDRVETRVARIVNCTGPQGDLMRSDEPLLRDLLDQGLIRPDPLRIGLDVDAQSQVIGRDGIADPRLFCIGPMTRGGLWEVVAVPDIRQQNWTLARRLANAQWVGGEGL, encoded by the coding sequence GTGACAGCGACGACCGACGCGACCAGAGCCGGCGATCACGTCGCGATCATCGGCGGCGGCTTTTCGGGGACGCTGCTCGCGATTAACCTGATGCGCCACGACGGGCCGCGCGCGACGCTGATCGAACGCCGCCCGGCACAGATGGCGCGCGGCGTCGCCTATAGCGCGGCGCACGAGGAGCATCTGCTCAACGTCCGCGCCGGCAATATGAGCGCGCTGCCCGACGATCCCGGCCATTTCGTCCGCTGGCTGGAGGGCAAGGCGCTGGGCGATGCCAAGACCTTCGTGTCGCGGCGGATCTATGGCGCCTATCTGCGCGAGATGCTCGACGCGGCGGTGGCGGCGAACCCCGGCCGGCTGGCCCTGGTCGAGGGCGCGGTGGTGGCGCTGGCGCGCGGGGCGGAGGGGGTGACGCTGACGCTCGACGCCGGCGCTGCGATCGCCGCCGACGTGGCGGTGCTGGCGATCGGCAACCTGCCGCCGCATACCCCGCCCGGCCTCGATCCGGCGGTGCTGCCGGCGGGCTGCTATCGCGCCGATCCGTGGGCGGGCGACATCACCGAGGGGTTGGGGCCGGACGACACGGTGGTGCTGATCGGCACCGGGCTGACCGCGATCGACGCGGCGCTGCTGCTGGAGGCGGCGGGGTTCGGCGGCCGGGTGGTCGCGATCTCGCGGCGCGGGCTGGTGCCGCGGCCGCATGCCGATACGCCGCCGCAGCCGGGGCTGCGCGAGCGGCCGGCAGGGACGCTGTCGCGGCTGGTGCGCCATGTCCGCGACCGCGCCGCGACCGTCGGCTGGCGCGCCGCGGTCGACGAGCTGCGGCCGATCACGCAGATGATGTGGGGAGCGGCGGACGCCGCGACGCGGGCGCGGTTCCTCCGCCACCTGCGGCCCTATTGGGACGTGCATCGCCATCGGCTCGCGCCGGCGGTGGCGGCGCGGGTCGACGCTTTGTGTACGGCCGGACGGCTCGGCTTCACCGCCGGCAAGCTGGTCGGGGCGAGCGCCGACGGCAGCGGCGCGCGCTTGTGCTGGCGGCCGCGCGGGTCCGACGATCGGGTCGAGACGCGGGTGGCGCGGATCGTCAATTGCACCGGGCCGCAGGGCGATCTGATGCGCTCCGACGAGCCGCTGCTGCGCGACCTGCTCGACCAGGGGCTGATCCGGCCCGACCCGCTGCGGATCGGGCTCGACGTCGATGCGCAGTCGCAGGTGATCGGCCGCGACGGGATCGCCGATCCGCGCCTGTTCTGCATCGGCCCGATGACGCGCGGCGGCCTGTGGGAGGTGGTCGCGGTGCCCGACATCCGCCAGCAGAACTGGACGCTCGCGCGGCGGCTGGCCAATGCGCAATGGGTGGGCGGCGAGGGCCTGTAG
- a CDS encoding SDR family NAD(P)-dependent oxidoreductase → MTGTAMDGNGRRALYPSLSGKRVIISGGGSGIGAGLVEAFARQGAKVAFVDVAEADSRALVERLGDAAHVPVFRRLDLTDLDALAAVFAELQAELGGVDVLVNNAANDDRHTVAEVTPAYWDQRMNVNLRHQFFAAQAVIPAMKAAGGGSIINFGSISWHLGLEDLVLYQTAKAAIEGLTRSLARDLGRDNIRVNTVVPGNVKTPRQEKWYTPEGEAEIVAAQCLDGRIEPEDIAALVLFLASEDARMCTAHNYWMDAGWR, encoded by the coding sequence ATGACCGGGACGGCAATGGACGGCAACGGCCGGCGCGCGCTCTACCCCTCGCTCAGCGGCAAGCGGGTCATCATCAGCGGCGGCGGATCGGGGATCGGCGCGGGGCTGGTCGAGGCGTTCGCGCGACAGGGCGCCAAGGTCGCCTTCGTCGACGTCGCCGAGGCGGACAGCCGCGCGCTGGTCGAGCGATTGGGCGATGCCGCGCATGTGCCGGTGTTCCGCCGGCTCGACCTCACCGATCTCGATGCGCTGGCGGCGGTGTTCGCCGAACTGCAGGCCGAGCTGGGCGGCGTCGACGTGCTGGTCAACAATGCCGCCAACGACGATCGCCATACGGTCGCCGAGGTGACGCCGGCCTATTGGGACCAAAGGATGAACGTCAATCTGCGTCATCAATTCTTCGCGGCGCAGGCGGTGATCCCGGCGATGAAGGCGGCGGGCGGCGGATCGATCATCAACTTCGGCTCGATCAGCTGGCACCTCGGGCTGGAGGACCTCGTCCTCTACCAGACCGCCAAGGCGGCGATCGAGGGGCTGACGCGCAGCCTCGCCCGCGACCTCGGCCGCGACAACATCCGGGTCAACACGGTGGTGCCGGGCAACGTCAAGACGCCGCGCCAGGAGAAATGGTACACGCCCGAGGGCGAAGCCGAGATCGTCGCGGCGCAATGCCTCGACGGGCGGATCGAGCCGGAGGACATCGCCGCGCTGGTGCTGTTCCTCGCGTCGGAGGATGCGCGTATGTGTACCGCGCACAATTACTGGATGGATGCCGGCTGGCGGTGA
- a CDS encoding EamA family transporter, whose protein sequence is METRYPPGAGHRLLPYAALITSIMTFCVGTSFAKRLFPLVGAEGTSAYRVGFSAIVLLVVVRPWRFGLARADAARIVRYGVALGSMNLCFYMALRTLPLGPTIAIEFLGPLAVSLFHARRAVHVAMAALAVAGLALLLPLRVGTQALDPVGILFALGAATGWGCYLVFGKRTGHLPAGQAVAFGMATAALLVVPIGIYHAGALLLTPAWLGLGLIAALLSSAIPFSLEIVALKHIPAHTHGVLLSLEPAVGALAGVLLLGETLTPAQWAAIAMVMAASIGMIATTDHVRTDMEGPET, encoded by the coding sequence ATGGAGACCCGATATCCTCCCGGCGCGGGGCACCGCCTGCTGCCCTATGCGGCGCTCATCACGTCGATCATGACCTTCTGCGTCGGCACGTCCTTCGCCAAGCGGCTGTTCCCGCTGGTCGGCGCCGAGGGGACGAGTGCGTATCGCGTCGGCTTTTCGGCGATCGTCCTGCTCGTGGTGGTGCGGCCGTGGCGGTTCGGGCTCGCGCGGGCGGATGCGGCGCGGATCGTCCGCTACGGCGTCGCGCTCGGATCGATGAACCTGTGCTTCTACATGGCTTTGCGCACGCTGCCGCTCGGCCCGACGATCGCGATCGAGTTTCTCGGGCCGCTGGCGGTATCGCTGTTTCACGCGCGGCGGGCGGTGCACGTCGCGATGGCGGCGCTGGCGGTCGCGGGGCTGGCGCTGCTGCTGCCGCTGCGCGTCGGCACGCAGGCGCTCGATCCGGTCGGCATCCTGTTCGCGCTCGGCGCGGCGACCGGCTGGGGCTGCTATCTGGTGTTCGGCAAGCGGACCGGTCATCTGCCCGCGGGGCAGGCGGTGGCGTTCGGTATGGCGACCGCGGCGCTGCTGGTGGTGCCGATCGGCATCTATCACGCGGGGGCGCTGCTGCTGACCCCGGCGTGGCTCGGGCTGGGGCTGATCGCTGCGTTGCTGTCGAGCGCGATCCCGTTCTCGCTGGAGATCGTCGCGCTTAAGCATATTCCGGCACACACGCACGGTGTGTTGCTCAGCCTCGAACCCGCGGTCGGCGCGTTGGCAGGCGTCCTGCTGCTCGGCGAGACGCTGACGCCGGCGCAATGGGCGGCGATCGCGATGGTGATGGCCGCGTCGATCGGCATGATCGCAACCACCGATCATGTCCGCACAGATATGGAAGGACCGGAGACATGA
- a CDS encoding DUF3772 domain-containing protein, translating to MMAAVRRLVLLVMLVALAIAVPAAAQTTPVETASRQLAGAETALDAVDKALDGKVDRETRGTLRDRALGAQSDAREAAEQLRSQLALVDARIAGLGPPVAGVVEAPDIRAERRALAQARSALDSKVKRGQLVAVEAGQLVTEIDETQAEEINQRIAVRTPSPLSPHFWSDMFAALPRDSRRVSTFLSREWAQIDTGLRRGFPIGALLGALLALVMLIPVRQFLRRIGQRYLIADAPGHRVRRSANALWRVFVGTTMPMAAAFLFVQGLRWSALLAPAWNALADALVIAAAFSGLTAAVGAAFLMARQPSWRVTTLTDATATALRPVAWAFATLTFVVILANAFNTTAGVSPTALLGTQVIEVIVHLILIAGTLVIIGRLRAAEAADGESEAEAAASAGVGAITLAVWLIVAGAGLALLIGYVGLAITITQAVIWATLLGVSTYLLMVVIDDVATSLFQRDGRVGLTLRHGMGISGSAVDQFGVLLSAVLRLAVIVVALGLLLYPFGAGFGSFLDRVGGLARGVEVGGIAISPGTIIRFVAVLALGLFLVRQFTGWLDHRYLPSTDLDSSVRNSIRLVARYLAIALAVVWALASLGIGMERIALLLSALSVGIGFGLQAITSNFVSGLILLAERPIKIGDLIRVGTDEGDVKRISVRSTEIELADHSTLIVPNSELITKSVLNKTLAGPMGRIQIHFSVPIASDADRVRAIVLETFVAEPMVLDAPAPAVLIDGIGDGRILFNCLAHVASPRSTGEARSNVLLTLLRRMRDEGIELGTVPQRVEWVTVPPQLGDTAAG from the coding sequence ATGATGGCAGCGGTGCGGCGGTTGGTGTTGCTGGTGATGCTGGTCGCACTCGCGATCGCGGTGCCGGCCGCGGCGCAGACCACGCCGGTCGAGACCGCCAGCCGGCAGCTCGCCGGCGCCGAGACGGCGCTCGATGCCGTCGACAAGGCGCTCGACGGCAAGGTCGATCGCGAGACGCGCGGCACATTGCGCGATCGGGCGCTCGGCGCACAGAGCGACGCGCGCGAGGCCGCCGAGCAGTTGCGCAGCCAGCTCGCGCTGGTCGACGCGCGTATCGCCGGGCTCGGGCCGCCGGTCGCCGGCGTGGTCGAGGCGCCCGACATCCGCGCCGAGCGTCGCGCCCTGGCGCAGGCGCGCAGCGCGCTCGATTCGAAGGTGAAGCGCGGCCAGCTCGTCGCGGTCGAGGCGGGGCAGCTCGTCACCGAGATCGACGAGACGCAGGCCGAGGAGATCAACCAGCGGATCGCCGTGCGGACCCCCTCCCCACTGTCGCCGCATTTCTGGAGCGACATGTTCGCGGCGCTGCCGCGCGACAGCCGGCGCGTGTCGACCTTCCTCAGCCGCGAATGGGCGCAGATCGATACCGGCCTGCGCCGCGGATTTCCGATCGGCGCGCTGCTCGGCGCGTTGCTGGCGCTCGTGATGCTGATCCCGGTGCGGCAGTTCCTGCGCCGGATCGGCCAGCGCTATCTGATCGCCGATGCGCCGGGGCATCGCGTGCGGCGGTCTGCGAATGCCCTGTGGCGGGTGTTCGTCGGCACGACGATGCCGATGGCCGCCGCCTTCCTGTTCGTGCAGGGGCTGCGCTGGTCGGCGCTGCTCGCGCCGGCGTGGAACGCGCTCGCCGACGCGCTGGTGATCGCGGCGGCGTTCAGCGGGCTGACCGCGGCGGTCGGCGCCGCCTTCCTGATGGCGCGGCAGCCGTCGTGGCGGGTGACGACGCTGACCGATGCCACCGCCACCGCACTGCGACCGGTGGCGTGGGCGTTCGCGACGCTGACCTTCGTCGTCATCCTCGCCAATGCGTTCAACACCACCGCCGGCGTCAGCCCGACCGCCTTGCTCGGTACGCAGGTGATCGAGGTGATCGTCCACCTGATCCTGATCGCGGGGACGCTGGTCATCATCGGCCGGCTGCGCGCCGCGGAGGCGGCGGACGGCGAGAGCGAGGCGGAGGCGGCGGCGAGTGCCGGCGTGGGCGCGATCACGCTGGCGGTGTGGCTGATCGTCGCCGGCGCCGGGCTGGCGCTGCTGATCGGCTATGTCGGGCTGGCGATCACGATCACCCAGGCGGTGATCTGGGCGACGTTGCTGGGGGTGAGCACCTATCTGCTGATGGTGGTGATCGACGATGTCGCGACCAGCCTGTTCCAGCGCGACGGCCGCGTCGGGCTGACGCTGCGCCACGGCATGGGGATCAGCGGCAGCGCGGTCGACCAGTTCGGCGTGCTGCTGTCGGCGGTGCTGCGGCTGGCGGTGATCGTCGTCGCGCTCGGGCTGCTGCTCTATCCGTTCGGCGCCGGCTTTGGCTCGTTCCTCGACCGGGTCGGCGGGCTGGCGCGCGGCGTCGAGGTCGGCGGCATCGCGATCTCGCCGGGGACGATCATCCGCTTCGTCGCGGTGCTCGCCCTGGGGCTGTTCCTGGTGCGGCAGTTCACCGGCTGGCTCGACCATCGCTATCTGCCGAGCACCGATCTCGACAGCAGCGTGCGCAACTCGATCCGGCTGGTCGCGCGCTATCTGGCGATCGCGCTGGCGGTGGTATGGGCGCTCGCCTCGCTCGGCATCGGCATGGAGCGGATCGCGCTGCTGCTGTCGGCTTTGTCGGTCGGCATCGGCTTCGGCCTGCAGGCGATCACCTCCAATTTCGTCTCCGGATTGATCCTGCTCGCCGAGCGGCCGATCAAGATCGGCGACCTGATCCGGGTCGGCACCGACGAGGGCGACGTCAAGCGGATCAGCGTGCGCTCGACCGAGATCGAGCTGGCGGATCATTCGACGCTGATCGTGCCCAATTCGGAGCTGATCACCAAATCGGTGCTCAACAAGACGCTCGCCGGGCCGATGGGGCGGATCCAGATCCATTTCTCGGTGCCGATCGCCAGCGATGCCGACCGGGTGCGGGCGATCGTGCTGGAGACGTTCGTCGCCGAGCCGATGGTGCTCGACGCGCCGGCGCCGGCGGTGCTGATCGACGGGATCGGCGACGGCCGCATCCTGTTCAACTGCCTCGCGCACGTCGCCAGCCCGCGCAGCACCGGCGAGGCGCGCAGCAACGTGCTGCTGACGCTGCTACGGCGGATGCGCGACGAGGGGATCGAACTCGGGACGGTGCCGCAGCGGGTGGAATGGGTGACGGTGCCGCCGCAGCTCGGCGATACCGCGGCGGGTTGA
- a CDS encoding M24 family metallopeptidase, with protein MMDPMAAPTEDARLAALLAAEDRALALLEMIEARGLIRPGRSEREIEQDIRGIARDAFGVERDWHKRIVRAGPNTLAIAADNPPIVTVQPDDIVFLDLGPVFGTWEADVGQSYAVGDDPAKRALVAELPRQFAAIAQRLAAEPDITGAALYAYACAGAAAAGYRFSGRIAGHIVAEFPHARLPGERQAHHISPANPLPLSDPDAFGRRRHWIIEVHLVTTDGAFGGFYERLARG; from the coding sequence ATGATGGACCCAATGGCGGCACCAACCGAGGACGCGCGCCTCGCCGCGTTGCTGGCGGCGGAGGACCGGGCGCTGGCGCTGCTCGAGATGATCGAGGCGCGCGGGCTGATCCGGCCGGGACGCAGCGAGCGCGAGATCGAGCAGGACATCCGCGGCATCGCGCGCGACGCGTTCGGTGTCGAGCGCGACTGGCACAAGCGCATCGTCCGCGCCGGACCGAACACGCTGGCGATCGCCGCGGACAATCCGCCGATCGTGACGGTGCAGCCGGACGATATCGTCTTCCTCGATCTCGGCCCGGTGTTCGGCACCTGGGAGGCGGATGTCGGGCAGAGCTATGCGGTCGGCGACGATCCCGCCAAGCGAGCGCTCGTCGCCGAATTGCCGCGCCAGTTCGCCGCGATCGCGCAGCGGCTGGCGGCGGAGCCGGACATCACCGGCGCGGCGCTCTACGCATATGCCTGCGCCGGCGCGGCGGCGGCGGGCTATCGCTTCAGCGGGCGGATCGCCGGGCATATCGTCGCCGAATTCCCGCACGCGCGGCTGCCCGGCGAGCGGCAGGCGCATCATATCAGCCCGGCCAATCCGTTGCCGCTGAGCGATCCCGACGCCTTCGGACGGCGGCGCCACTGGATCATCGAGGTGCATCTGGTCACCACCGACGGCGCGTTCGGCGGCTTCTACGAGCGTCTGGCGCGCGGGTGA
- a CDS encoding TonB-dependent receptor plug domain-containing protein — translation MTIISELLLAASSAALAAQAAPAPAQQDQPPAVAEPAQAAPVADAAAQANEGDDIIVTGTRSAGRSRLDSVAPVDVLSGASLQRQGTTELASALAAIAPSIDFPRPSATDGTDAIRPATLRGLSPDQTLVLINGIRAHASSLVNTNGSVGRGSAAVDLNTVPTVALDRIEVLRDGASAQYGSDAIAGVINLRLREARSGGGGSVTYGFYDTQVDTANNRREVKGEHAVTATAWQGIGFGDDGFITVSGEYTKRQPTNRADIDTRVSPRRVTGRYGDPEVEQYTGFVNAGTSLTDSLKLYAFGGYQDRDSRSAAFPRLTSAATTLAGYSNQGGFAFLPIINTKSRDINSAVGLRGTVSDFDIDLSLSYGRNKIDYRTLNSANYAYGSTTPRNFYDGATIYDQYVAGLDVTRKFDVFQSLNVAFGIEGRREGYKITPGEQASYGYPATGTVTGAAANATPGAQGFGGFSPLNRTERSRRNGSAYLDLEAQVTDQFLVGLAGRFEDYSDFGSTATGKASARYDITPWFALRGTASTGFRAPSLQQQYFTQIASVVTNGVPVLTGTYPSTSPVGTALGGLPLEPEKSTNFSAGTVIRAGGFDLTIDAYRIHIRNQIGLSENITTSSSPSPAVNAEIARLLAATNTGAAAARFFINGLASTTKGIDAVAHYRLATDTVGAFDLTLAGNVNKVDVTRVPTSTATLNPAPTLFARSRILTLEQGTPGEKVTGQIDWSLDRLGALARVTYYGDVNQPGTLVSGDVHTGKHAITDFELRYATPKGAQIGLGVSNLFDVYPDRTIAANNSTGVLGFPSYSPFGFNGRYLYARAGLNW, via the coding sequence GTGACGATTATCAGCGAACTTCTGCTCGCGGCGAGTTCCGCCGCGCTCGCGGCGCAAGCCGCTCCCGCGCCCGCCCAGCAGGACCAGCCCCCCGCGGTCGCCGAACCGGCGCAAGCTGCGCCCGTCGCCGACGCCGCGGCGCAGGCCAACGAGGGCGACGACATCATCGTCACCGGCACCCGCAGCGCCGGGCGCAGCCGCCTCGACAGCGTCGCGCCGGTCGACGTGCTGAGCGGCGCCAGCCTGCAACGGCAGGGGACGACCGAACTGGCGAGCGCGCTCGCCGCGATCGCACCGTCAATCGACTTCCCGCGGCCGTCGGCGACCGACGGCACCGACGCGATCCGCCCGGCGACGCTGCGCGGCCTGTCGCCCGACCAGACGCTGGTGCTGATCAACGGCATCCGCGCGCATGCCTCGTCGCTGGTCAACACCAACGGCAGCGTCGGTCGCGGTTCGGCGGCGGTCGATCTCAACACCGTGCCGACCGTCGCGCTCGACCGGATCGAGGTGCTGCGCGACGGCGCCTCGGCGCAATATGGCTCGGATGCGATCGCCGGCGTCATCAACCTGCGCCTGCGCGAGGCGCGCAGCGGCGGTGGCGGCTCGGTCACCTACGGCTTCTACGACACGCAGGTCGACACCGCCAACAACCGCCGCGAGGTGAAGGGCGAGCACGCGGTCACCGCCACGGCGTGGCAGGGGATCGGCTTCGGCGACGACGGCTTCATCACCGTGTCGGGCGAATATACCAAGCGCCAGCCGACCAATCGCGCCGACATCGACACCCGCGTCTCGCCGCGCCGCGTCACCGGTCGCTACGGCGATCCCGAGGTCGAGCAATATACCGGCTTCGTCAACGCCGGCACCTCGCTGACCGACAGTCTCAAACTCTACGCCTTCGGCGGCTATCAGGATCGCGACAGTCGCAGCGCGGCCTTCCCGCGCCTGACCAGCGCCGCGACGACGCTGGCCGGCTATTCGAATCAGGGGGGCTTCGCCTTCCTGCCGATCATCAACACCAAGTCCCGCGACATCAACTCGGCGGTCGGGCTGCGCGGCACCGTGTCGGATTTCGATATCGACCTGTCGCTCAGCTACGGCCGCAACAAGATCGACTATCGCACGCTGAACTCGGCCAATTATGCGTACGGCAGCACGACGCCGCGCAATTTCTACGACGGCGCGACGATCTACGACCAATATGTCGCCGGCCTCGACGTCACCCGAAAGTTCGACGTCTTCCAGTCGCTCAACGTCGCCTTCGGCATCGAAGGGCGACGCGAGGGCTATAAGATCACGCCGGGCGAACAGGCCTCTTATGGCTATCCGGCCACCGGGACGGTCACCGGCGCCGCGGCGAACGCGACGCCGGGCGCGCAGGGCTTCGGCGGCTTCTCGCCGCTCAACCGGACCGAGCGCAGCCGCCGCAACGGTAGCGCCTATCTCGACCTCGAGGCGCAGGTCACCGACCAGTTCCTCGTCGGTCTCGCCGGCCGGTTCGAGGATTATTCCGACTTCGGCTCGACCGCGACGGGCAAGGCCTCGGCCCGCTACGACATCACGCCGTGGTTCGCGCTGCGCGGCACCGCCTCGACCGGCTTCCGCGCGCCGTCGCTCCAGCAGCAATATTTCACCCAGATCGCCTCGGTCGTCACCAACGGCGTGCCGGTGCTGACCGGCACCTATCCGTCGACCAGCCCCGTCGGCACCGCGCTCGGCGGCCTGCCGCTCGAACCCGAAAAGTCGACCAACTTCTCGGCCGGCACGGTGATCCGCGCGGGCGGCTTCGACCTGACGATCGATGCCTATCGCATCCATATCCGCAACCAGATCGGCCTGTCGGAGAACATCACGACGTCCTCCAGCCCGTCGCCTGCCGTCAACGCCGAGATCGCCCGCCTGCTCGCGGCGACGAATACCGGCGCCGCGGCGGCGCGGTTCTTCATCAACGGCCTCGCTTCGACCACCAAGGGGATCGACGCGGTCGCGCATTACCGGCTGGCGACGGACACCGTCGGTGCGTTCGACCTGACGCTGGCGGGCAACGTCAACAAGGTCGACGTGACGCGCGTGCCGACCTCGACCGCGACGCTCAACCCGGCGCCGACGCTGTTCGCGCGCAGCCGCATCCTGACGCTGGAACAGGGCACGCCGGGCGAGAAGGTGACGGGGCAGATCGACTGGTCGCTCGACCGGCTCGGCGCGCTCGCCCGCGTGACCTATTACGGCGACGTCAACCAGCCGGGGACGCTGGTCAGCGGCGACGTCCACACCGGCAAGCACGCGATCACCGATTTCGAATTGCGCTACGCCACGCCCAAGGGCGCGCAGATCGGCCTCGGCGTCAGCAACCTGTTCGACGTCTACCCCGACCGGACGATCGCGGCGAACAATTCGACCGGCGTGCTGGGCTTCCCGTCCTATTCGCCGTTCGGCTTCAACGGCCGCTATCTCTACGCGCGCGCCGGCCTCAACTGGTAG